A window of Halobacillus naozhouensis genomic DNA:
TCCTTTAGAAGTATCTCTTCTGTTGATCCACTAGAAGCTATCGGGAGTGTGAAATGATGAGTGAAATCTTAGAATTGGACCATGTATCGAAGAAATATGAACAAGGAAACGAAACGATCACTGTATTGAACCATGTGTCCATGAGCGTAAGGACAGGTGAATTCGGAGCCATTTTGGGACCATCTGGATCTGGTAAAAGTACACTGCTGTCGATCATCGGGGCGTTAACCAACCCTACGGGGGGCGAAGTGAAACTAAGCGGACGAAATGTCCATCACCTTTCAAAAAAAGAACAGACCAACTTGCGCCTTGAGGAAATTGGCTTTATTTTTCAAGGTGCGAACCTAGTCCCTTTCTTAACCGTGAAAGAACAATTACAACTCATCGGTCAACTCATTCATCAGAAAAATAAAATTACGAAGCGCGCGGAAGACTTGCTTACCCATCTCGGCTTAACCGAGCGCAGCAGCCATTACCCTGAACATCTATCAGGAGGAGAACAACAACGTGTTGCCATCGCTCGTGCCTTGATGAATCAGCCAAGCCTTATTCTGGCAGATGAACCGACCGCAAGCCTCGACCGTGATCGAGGAAAATCAGTAGTCAACTTGCTTGCTAACGAGACGAGGAAACGAAACATCGCTACAATTATGGTGACCCACGATGAAGCTATGATCAAAAATTGTGATTGGGTTTACCGGATGTGAAGACTCTTGAAATGTGTAGAACACAAGAGGAGGGCCCTCAAACCGGCCTTCCTTTTTTTGAATCCAGAAAAATGATTCATTGGTAGCATGATCATCGTTCTCCCCTCTGTTATTTAAAAATTTCCAGATCTATTGTCTCATCCATTCGACATATCCGTATAAACCTCTACAACCAATATTAGGAAATAAGTGTGCATCTCAAGAGAAAGCTCTCTCTTTATTCGATTTGCCAAATTTTGAAAAAATGGAATAATGACATTAGTAGATTTTCATTACACGAGGAGGAATAAAGAATGCCTAAGAAACTGCTTACCTTTTTATTAGCTGCTGGGTTGGTAGTAAGTTCAGTACCTTTAACCGCAACTGCGTATGAACATACTCCCAACAAGAATGCAGATCATGCTTTTGACAATAAGGTGATAAAGAAAATTGACGTGAACCGGATGTACAACCATATTGCCTTGCTTTCGGAGAACCCCCGCGAAGCAGGAACACAAGGAGAATATGAAGCTGTTCAATATATTAAAGATGAATTTGAGAGCTATGGATATGATACGGAGATTCAACCATTTACGTTTCAAGAATGGGACGGCGGCACTTCAACTATTTCCATCAATAGCCAAGAGTTCTCAGGTGACGTCCATACTTTCAATGGCTCTATAAATACCAGTGTGGAAGCACCTCTAGAATATGTAGGTTTAGGAGCCCCCGAGGAAGCAGGAAGTGAAGTTAAAGGGAAAATCGCATTAATCGAACGAGGAACTTATACTTTTTATGACAAGGTACAAAATGTAATGGAAAATGGGGCTGTCGGTGTCATCATGTTTAATGGTGAAGGCCAGTCAGGTAACCATTTTGGCTATACGTATGATGGACAAGACATCCCTGCCGTTGCAATTAAACGGGAAGCGGGGCTGGAACTTGTCGAACGTTTGAAAACGGAAGAGGTAAATGCAACCTTAACGGTTGAAGATGCAGGACCGATCGATAAAACCTCCTACAATGTCATTGCAACGAAAGAACCTCACAAGAAAAAGGATAACGGTCAGATTGTGATGATCGGGGCACACCATGACTCTGTAGCAGGAGGGCCAGGGGCCAATGATGATGCCTCAGGCGTATCCGCCGTATTAGAACTCGCTAAAATTATGGCAAAAACGCCAACGGACACAGAACTTCGCTTCATGACATTTGGAGCAGAGGAAAAGGGGCTTGTCGGTTCTTATCATTACGCTAGCACTTTAAGTGAAGATGAAGTTGAGCGTACTGTGGGGCACTTCCAAATGGATATGGTCGGAAGCCGTGATGCGGGAGAACTGATCATGTTCACACCTGATGGCCAAAAGAATCTCGTCACAGATTTAGGCGCTGCAGCCGGAGCCAGGGTTGCGGAAGTAGTTGAATACGGTCAGCTTGGGCGAAGTGACCACGTTCCATTCTTCCAGCGCGGCATACCAGCAGCTCTATTCATTCATGCGCCACTTGAGCCTTGGTACCATTCTCCACAAGATACTCTAGATAAAATCAGTAAAGAAAAACTTCAAGAAGTAACAGAAATTGTCGGGGCCGCTGTTTACCAAATTGCCCGACCTGATACCCCCGCACTTGAGAACGCAGCGGTTGCTCCTGGGCCTGTCCATTATAAATTCGATGACCGGCCACTATAAATTCTATCGAGCCAATCTTCCTTTTTGGGAGATTGGCTTTTACATTCCTATATATGAAAAGGGTGGATCATTACTCGGTACCCACCCACTTCCTCACTATTATTCTCACAAGAAATCCGACTGCTACACCAGGAATCACGGAAAGGATGGGCAGCCAGATTGGCCCCCACAACACACCAAGCACCCTCGTCCCTGAAAACATAGTCCCGACCGTTACAAAGTAAGCAGCAAATACAAAAGGGAAAAAGGAGAAAGCAGTCCTGCCGCCTCCCGCATCCTTATAGGCATCCCACATCGCAAAAAAGTATAAACATGGATAGAACATCAGCCAGCCATAATTTGCTTGCTCAATCGCCTCTTGAATCTGACCACGGAAGCTTAACAGGATGACCTGGTTAAAGTTAGCTTGAACATTAATGATAAACTCAAGTGCTATGAAGAGAATCCCCTTCACGTATTTTCCATTTAGCAGTTGGCCAAACCCCGGCAGGGCAATACTCCAGAACAGTTTCTCAATAGAATTTTTCCCCATTCATAAGCATCCTCCCTCGTCATTCATTCTCCTTTTCAAAATCCCTCCTGATACACCCGTTTTTATAAAAAATAAGGTTGCTGCCATAATCACACCATTTTGACGTCACATAAAAAGATATTATGTAGTCTGCTGCATTTCGTTGAGATTATTCTTAAGGTAAAAACCATAATAAAAAGGCCCCTGATATACTGGGACCTGTGAGCCATCAGCCTGCAAAAAGGTTTAAATAGCCTTTTCATTCATTTTTTCATCAAGAATACCCAACTTCGAATCAGCCCAGAGGAAAGTTTCTATAATGAGAGCAATTAGAACAATCCATGCCCAAATGGCTAAAAATGATTCGTGGAAGTTATACATAGCATTCATATAATGAGGATTACTATGCATAGTCATCGAGAACGCGTAAAACATGCCAAACGTAAAATTTCTTGACCACTGACTAATATTGTACGTAAACAGCCCTTTCCTCCAGCCTAATTGGCGAATTCGCTTTACTGCCCGTATTGCTTCTAACGATTCAACTACAATAAGAAGGGCAAACACAACTAACCAGAAGATCATCAAAAACAAGGAAGTCCCTGCATCAGCAGACACAAGTGCCAAGCCTGTAATGGAGAGCGCCCCATGAATAATGCAATTCGTATTAGTCCAATGGTCAGCTAACGTCCATTCCGCTTCACTTCCATAACGAACAACAATTAATGTTACACCACACAAATAAAAGATGAACCCAAGCCCTATCACTATATTGATCAAAGATTGTGGTATAAAAGAAAACAAATTAATCCAGGCAATGACCACAGACTGGGTAGCCACTGTCGATAACAAAACGACTCCATGAATAGCATGACTCGTAGGACGCGCCATTAACTCTTTAAAATTATAGGCACAGCTTAGTAGAAAAACGACCCACAAAAGAGTGTTTACAGCTGCGATGGTTTGCACGACCAGAATCGTCGCAGGATAATACTTCTCTATCACATTACACAGGACAGATATCCCTGCGATCCACGTCCCCATCGTAAAGGAGTTTACCGGATTCCTTAAAAAAGGAATCAGGAAATTCCGATCAAAAAATTGCCTCGTCAAACCCTGATAAATGCTAATCCCTACTATACCAAGTCCAGCTGCAAGTATCCCTCCCAGCACTTGATGTAAAAAAGGAAAAGCATTGATCGGGGCAAACAGGAATATCCCGATCGCCATGACAATTGCCCCAGACGCTGGATTTATTGTTTTAGAATTTCTTCTGCGAACCATGATCGTTCCACCCGCTTCTGTCTTTAATCCATTCCTTCATTATACGACTTTTATCCCGAGGAAAAAAGCCACGCTTTTTTTGGTCTGGTTTATCGTGTGGCCTTTCTTGCTTTATCGGCGCTCACTCTTCGAATAGGCCAAATTGGCCTATTCATCATCGTTCGCCCTCCTTAACCAACTATTCGTTCACTTTTGCAAATTTAGTTTATACAAATTATGAACAATGAAACCACTTACATATTGATGCAATAGGGATTATACTTAAGTCAAGTGATGATCATCCACTCATAAACAAGTATAAATTTGCAAATTAAGACAATGAAAATACCGGTAAAGGGGAGAATCACATGGTACTGGATAAAAGGCGTGCACACTTATTATCCGTCATTCGACAATCTACGACTCCCATCCCAACTAAAAATCTGGTCGATAAAATGAAGGTGTCACAACGAACCATTTATTATGATCTTGAGCATATTAATGGCTGGCTTACAGGTCAGGGATTAGATCCAATCGAAAATAAGCATGGCAAGGGATATTTCTTACCTCAACGTTCTAGAAACAAAGTTATTATTTCCAATGAGGAAAGTTTTGACGTTTGGCAATACCAACTATCTAAGCCAGAACGTGAACTGCTCATTAAAGCGAAAATCCTATTAGAAGAACACGATGCCTCCATGAAAACATTCATGGAAATTACCGGGATGAGTCGAGGAACCGTGGCCAAAGCTCTACAAGTTATCAAACAAGATTTTATGCAGCATGGGTTGTTTTTGCATTATAACAAAGGAGTAGGCTATCACTTGAGTGGGTCAGAGGAAGTAAAAAGAAAAATACTTTCAGACCTCCTGTCGACCATTTTCTCTCATGAAAATTGGCATAATGTTCGTCCTGAAGTTCATAAGATGGTTCAACCCGAATCGAAAGACCCTTCCCAAAAACTAGACCGAAGAGAACATGTAAAGAGCCTGCTATACGACGCAGAAGAAAAAATGGGATTAACACTCACAGATGAAATGGTAGAGATGTTATCTCTGCAAATTTTAATTATTATAAGGCGAATTCATTCGAAGAGCTTCATCCATGTGGACTCCGAGGAAAAGGGAATCCTAAAACAAACCGAAGCCTACCAAGCTTCCTTGCTTATCACCCAAAAACTTGAGTATTTATGGGACATTTTATTTCCAGATGATGAAGTTTGTTTTGTTGCAATGAATCTGCTTGGGGCAAAAGTGCAACATGACGATTTTAGTAGATATACCAGACAAGAAATGGCTGGGCTAAAACAAGTCGTTCAACGCATGGTTTCTGACTTCCAAACCTATTCCTGCGTCATATTTGACGATAGACAAGGCCTGGAAGAAAATCTGATCTCCCATATAAAACCAACCTACTACCGGTTGAAATATGGTGTGCAAATCGCGAATGAGCTCTCAGATAGTATACAAGAAAACTATCAGGATATTTATCATTTAACGAAGCGTGTCATGATACACTTAGAATATTATGTCGGTCAACCAATTCCCGACGAAGAAGCCGCCTATATTACCTTACACTTTGGCGGCTGGCTTACTAAGGAGAAGAAAAAGGTAGAAACGAAGTTCAAAGCCATTATTGTCTGTGAAAACGGGATAGGCACTTCTAACATGCTACGATCACAACTAGAAAATTTAATTGCAGGACTAGATGTGACAGCCACCCTTTCTATGAGGGAGTATCAGGCAGGTCACGATCATGCAGATATTATATTTTCTACTAATTTTATTAAACCGAAGAACACCCCTGTTATACATGTCCCAGCTATTTTGACCAACCTTGAAAAAGAACATGTTATGAAGCGGATGAATGAGCTCTTCTATTCCAAAGGTTCTCCAAAAGATCCTACCGACCATGTAATGGAGGTCATAGAGCGTCATGCAACTATTCATGAAAAAGATGAACTTAGGAGATCCTTAAATCAGTTATTGGAGAACAAAACCTCCGGAACAAAGGAGTTAAGAAAACCAATGCTCAATGAATTATTAACCGACCAAACCATTCAATTTAGAGACTCTGTTTCAAGTTGGGAGGAAGCGATTACCTTTGCTGCTCAACCATTGATTGAACAGCATTCTATCCACTCCCATTACGTTAATGCAATGATTGAAAATGTAAACGAGTTAGGTCCTTATATCGTGATCGCTCCACGAATTGCCATTCCACATGCCCGCCCAGAAACAGGGGTGGAACGTTTAGGAATGAGCTTACTTCGGCTGAAAGAACCCGTCTATTTTTCTGAAAAAGAAAAGCATCGGGCACAGCTAGTTATTGTACTGGCTGCGATCGATAACCAGACTCATCTAAAAGCATTAGCCCAGCTGACCGAAGTTTTATCAAACGAGGAAAATGTTGAGCAGTTAATTGCAGCAAATGACAGCAATAGTGTGATTCAGTTGATTAACCAATATGTTCAAGCGTAGAAAATAAGAGGAGGAATTTGAAATGAAAAAAGTATTAGTTGTATGTGGAAATGGATTAGGAAGCAGTATGATTGTTGAAATGAACGTAAAGGCCGCCTTAAAAGATATGGGTAAAGATGCTGAAGTATCTCATACAGACCTAACAACAGCCAAGACAGAACAAGCTGATTTATTTCTAGGTTCTGAAGATATAGTTGAGAGCCTCGAAGATGGAAACAAAAATGTAGTCAAGCTGAAAAACTTAATGGATAAGAACGAGCTCCGTGAAGCATTAGAAAACAATTTGTAATTCAAATTTGAACTAAAGGGGCGTTACAAATGGTTGATTTAATCATGAAAGATATCTTAGGTACTCCCGCTATCCTAGTCGGTCTATTTGCATTAATAGGCCTGCTTGTTCAACGTAAGAATTCAGGGGATGTTGTTTCAGGAACATTGAAAACAGTGATGGGTTTCGTCATTCTTAATGCTGGTGCTAATGTACTTGTCCAATCCCTGGCTCAATTCAGCAGTATGTTTGATGAAGCATTTGCTGTGGAAGGTGTCATTCCAAACAATGAAGCTATCGTCGCCCTTGCTCAAGAAAGTTTTGGAACAGAGACGGCAATGATTATGCTCTTTGGTATGATTGTCAATATTCTCTTAGCACGATTCAGTCCTTTTAAATATATCTTTTTAACCGGACATCATACAATGTTCATGGCATGTCTAATTGCCGTAATCTTAACAACTGGAGGGTTTTCCGGAGCTTCTGTAATCGTTCTAGGTTCCATTATATTAGGAGCCTTAATGGTGCTTTCACCAGCTATGCTTCAACCCTTTACACGTAAAGTGACAGGTTCTGATGATTTCGCAGTTGGACATTTCGGTTCTATTGGATATTTTGTATCTGCCGTTGTTGGAAAATCCGTAGGAAAAGGTTCCAAATCTACGGAAGAAATTAAGGTTCCAAAATCGTTAGGATTTCTACGTGATACATCAGTGTCAGTATCCTTAACAATGGTTATTCTATTTTTCGTAGTTGCCGGGTTTGCAGGTCCTTCATTCGTTGAATCAGAATTAAGTGGAGGTCAAAACTTCCTTGTGTTTGCCTTTATGCAAGGTCTTACATTCGCAGCAGGGGTGTATATTATTCTAGCTGGTGTTCGTATGCTGTTAGGGGAAATTGTACCAGCCTTTAAAGGGATTGCTGATAAGATTGTTCCTAATGCTAAACCCGCCCTTGATGCTCCGGCCATCTTCCCTTTTGCAGGAAACGCTGTG
This region includes:
- a CDS encoding M28 family peptidase, which translates into the protein MPKKLLTFLLAAGLVVSSVPLTATAYEHTPNKNADHAFDNKVIKKIDVNRMYNHIALLSENPREAGTQGEYEAVQYIKDEFESYGYDTEIQPFTFQEWDGGTSTISINSQEFSGDVHTFNGSINTSVEAPLEYVGLGAPEEAGSEVKGKIALIERGTYTFYDKVQNVMENGAVGVIMFNGEGQSGNHFGYTYDGQDIPAVAIKREAGLELVERLKTEEVNATLTVEDAGPIDKTSYNVIATKEPHKKKDNGQIVMIGAHHDSVAGGPGANDDASGVSAVLELAKIMAKTPTDTELRFMTFGAEEKGLVGSYHYASTLSEDEVERTVGHFQMDMVGSRDAGELIMFTPDGQKNLVTDLGAAAGARVAEVVEYGQLGRSDHVPFFQRGIPAALFIHAPLEPWYHSPQDTLDKISKEKLQEVTEIVGAAVYQIARPDTPALENAAVAPGPVHYKFDDRPL
- a CDS encoding PTS ascorbate transporter subunit IIC codes for the protein MVDLIMKDILGTPAILVGLFALIGLLVQRKNSGDVVSGTLKTVMGFVILNAGANVLVQSLAQFSSMFDEAFAVEGVIPNNEAIVALAQESFGTETAMIMLFGMIVNILLARFSPFKYIFLTGHHTMFMACLIAVILTTGGFSGASVIVLGSIILGALMVLSPAMLQPFTRKVTGSDDFAVGHFGSIGYFVSAVVGKSVGKGSKSTEEIKVPKSLGFLRDTSVSVSLTMVILFFVVAGFAGPSFVESELSGGQNFLVFAFMQGLTFAAGVYIILAGVRMLLGEIVPAFKGIADKIVPNAKPALDAPAIFPFAGNAVIIGFLCSFAAGLVSMLFLPLLGLSVIVPGLVPHFFTGAAAGVFGNATGGRRGAVFGSMANGVMISFLPALLLPVLGSLGFQGTTFGDADFGVVGIVLGNFIRLIESNLFVSIAILGVLALLFILGAKTKANVNKKDINAA
- a CDS encoding ABC transporter ATP-binding protein, which produces MSEILELDHVSKKYEQGNETITVLNHVSMSVRTGEFGAILGPSGSGKSTLLSIIGALTNPTGGEVKLSGRNVHHLSKKEQTNLRLEEIGFIFQGANLVPFLTVKEQLQLIGQLIHQKNKITKRAEDLLTHLGLTERSSHYPEHLSGGEQQRVAIARALMNQPSLILADEPTASLDRDRGKSVVNLLANETRKRNIATIMVTHDEAMIKNCDWVYRM
- a CDS encoding PTS sugar transporter subunit IIB, whose amino-acid sequence is MKKVLVVCGNGLGSSMIVEMNVKAALKDMGKDAEVSHTDLTTAKTEQADLFLGSEDIVESLEDGNKNVVKLKNLMDKNELREALENNL
- a CDS encoding BglG family transcription antiterminator, giving the protein MVLDKRRAHLLSVIRQSTTPIPTKNLVDKMKVSQRTIYYDLEHINGWLTGQGLDPIENKHGKGYFLPQRSRNKVIISNEESFDVWQYQLSKPERELLIKAKILLEEHDASMKTFMEITGMSRGTVAKALQVIKQDFMQHGLFLHYNKGVGYHLSGSEEVKRKILSDLLSTIFSHENWHNVRPEVHKMVQPESKDPSQKLDRREHVKSLLYDAEEKMGLTLTDEMVEMLSLQILIIIRRIHSKSFIHVDSEEKGILKQTEAYQASLLITQKLEYLWDILFPDDEVCFVAMNLLGAKVQHDDFSRYTRQEMAGLKQVVQRMVSDFQTYSCVIFDDRQGLEENLISHIKPTYYRLKYGVQIANELSDSIQENYQDIYHLTKRVMIHLEYYVGQPIPDEEAAYITLHFGGWLTKEKKKVETKFKAIIVCENGIGTSNMLRSQLENLIAGLDVTATLSMREYQAGHDHADIIFSTNFIKPKNTPVIHVPAILTNLEKEHVMKRMNELFYSKGSPKDPTDHVMEVIERHATIHEKDELRRSLNQLLENKTSGTKELRKPMLNELLTDQTIQFRDSVSSWEEAITFAAQPLIEQHSIHSHYVNAMIENVNELGPYIVIAPRIAIPHARPETGVERLGMSLLRLKEPVYFSEKEKHRAQLVIVLAAIDNQTHLKALAQLTEVLSNEENVEQLIAANDSNSVIQLINQYVQA